CGGCGCCGGCGGCATGTCGCGCGGTGGCATGGGCAACGTCGGGCGAACCGGCGGCATGGCACGTACCGCGGGCGGCGCAGGACGTTCGCAGAATTCGTTCCTCGCCCGACACTCTGTAAACGGTGGTGCCAACCATTTCGCCAATGGCTCGTTTGGGCGCGGTATGTCCGGCAATTCGAATTCGTTCATCGGTCGCCACGGCAATGGCTTTGGTAACGGCAACTCGTTCAACCGCACGACGAATTTCGTGAACAACCGCGGCGGGGGCATTAACAGCTTCAATCGTGGCTTTGGAGGTTATGGCTACGGGCGCGGACTTGGCTACGGTTATGGGCGTGGCCTCGGCTATGGCGGCTACGGAGGATTCGGCCGCGGCTTCGGCTTTTGGCCGTTCTTCGGATTCCCCTTCTTCGGATATGGCCTCGGCTATGGGCTAGGTTATGGGCTGGGCTATGGTGGCTACGGTGGTTATGGGTATGGTGGCTATGGTGGGTACGGCGGCTATGGTGGGTACGGGAACTACTATGCCGATTACCCCGTGACAACCGACAACGCGCTCGCGGTAGCCACGACGAACCCAGTCGAATCGCAAACCTATGCCGATCGCGGCGAAGCGGCTTTCAAGGCCGGCAACTACTCTGAGGCCGTCTACGACTGGAAGCACGCCCTGGTCGATGATCCGCAAAACGGCACGCTTGGCATGCTGTACGCGCAAGCTCTGTTTGCCTACGGAAACTACCCCGAGGCGGCCGGCGCGACGCAAGTGGCCATGTCGCTTTTGCCCGCCGATCATTGGGGAGTGGTCGTAAAGAACTACACCGATCTGTATCCGAACATAACGAACTACACGACGCAGTTGCGTTCCTTGGAAAGTGCCCGGAACGCAAAGCCAGACGACCCAGCGCTGCGCTTCCTGCTCGGCTTCCACTACAACTACCTGGGCTATCCCGCGCAAGCTGAGCGCGAATTGAAAAAGACGATCGAGCTGCAGCCGCATGACGAGGTGGCCAAGCAGTTGCTGTCGGTCGTGAAGGGCGAGGCTCCCTCGGCGCCGGCCATTCCGACTGTTCCAGCACCCCCGGCTACTTGATGAAGTTCGCTTATCTAACCGAACGCGGTTCCAAATCCAGCGCCGCCGGATGCCAGGCGTCCGGCGGTTTATTTCCTGCTGTGGCCGCACACGGCACTCGAAGCGTTGAATGATTGCACGATACGCGATAGGCTGATTCACCTTTGAGCCGTCGGACCATGTTGGAATCCAGAATAGCGCCCGTGGCTTTCACTCCTCCTCCCTTGCCGCCGGATTTGCGAGAGCGCTTCGAGCAGGCTCTGATATTCTCGCAAGCGCAGGTCGCGCAGACCGTCGCGCGCTCGCCCGATTATTTTCCCATCTACACGGTTGACGGGCGGTGGCACCATTCGGGCGAATTGTGGACCGATTGGACCGGCGGGTTTTTCGCGGGCATGATGTGGCGCTTTTACGCCCAGAACCGTGATCCCGTCTGGCGGGCCCGCGCCGAGCATTATTCGCAATTACTGACCCACCGCCAGTACGATCAAAACGTTCACGACCTGGGCTTCATTTTTCTCAACACGTACCGGCCCTGGTATGAGTTGACGGGTGAACCGCAGCTGCGCGACGTTCTGGTGCAGGCCGGCCGCACACTGGCGACGCGCTATATGGAGCGCGGCAAGTATCTGCGCTCCTTCGTGGCTCCCGAGAGCTTGTTCATCGACATCATGATGAACGTGCCGCTCATCATCTATGCGGCGCAGACGGCCGACGACCAGCAATTGCTGAACATCGGCCTTGCCCATTCTCGGACCACGCGCGATACGATCGTGCGCTCCGACGGTTCGACCGCGCACGAGGGCATCTTTGACCTCGAAACGGGGAAATTCCTCCGCGAGTCGACCCATCAGGGATGGCGCCCTGACAGCGCCTGGGCACGTGGGCTGGCCTGGAGCCTGTACGGCTTCAGCCAGGTCTACGAATTGACGAAGTTGCCGGAATTCCTCGAAGTCGCCGAACGCAATGCCGCCTTCTGGATCGCCCGGCTGCCGACCGACGGCATCCCCTGGTGGGATTTCCGCGCCGATCTCACGCAGCCCTTGCCCTGGGGGCGCCAGAAAGACAGTTCGGCCGCCGCTATTGCCGCGAGCGGATTATTGCATTTGGCGCAGCAGACGACCTCTGACAATCGCGCCACCGCTTATCGCCTGACCGCGCTTGCCATGCTCGAACAATTGGCAGGGCCGGCGTACCTTGCCGAGGGCACGCCAGGTTGGGAGGGGATCTTGCAGCACGGCGTCTATCACACGTCGAAAAACCTGGGCGTCGACGAATCCGTGATGTGGGGCGACTTCTTCTTCGTCGAAGCTTTGACGAACGCCCTGGCCAAGCCGCACGGGTAATCGAATTCAGGTCGCGCGCTTTTCTGTACGTGCTCGGTGTTCGGCGAGGCACCGCGGCGCCCCCCCCTTTCACAGGTTGAGTGTCGACTTCAACCGGGCCTTGGGGAACGTGTTTTCGGGTTGCGCGGCCTTTCTCCCCCCCCGGGTAAGCGTCCAAGCGGAAAATATCAGCAACGGCATCCGCACCGAAGGTGCAGTTCCGAGCTAGCTTTTCAATAGCGAAGGCATCTGTGAGCATGCTCTAGTTAAAAGCTGCTGGGAATGGGCGTCACCGCACATCAAAAGCTGCGCGTGATTTGGGAACGATTGTTCCCTATTGATCGTTGGCGCGATCCTGAGACGCTGCGTCAGGCGGGGCGCATCGTCGCCTTCGATCTGGCAATGTTCTTCTGGGTCGTGATCTTCGCCCCGATCTATGCGCTGCTCGGTTCCACGCCGAGTGTCATCGTACTCGTGATGGTCGGCATCGTCTTGCCGGCTGCGTTGATTGCCTTGCAGCGTGGACTTTCGCCAACGTTGTGCGGCAATGTGCTGTGCTGGGCCGGCTGGTTGACGTATACCGCGCTCGTCTACGTACAAGGCGGCATGTCCGCGCCTTCGCCGACCTTGACCTGGTTTGCCTCGCTGCCGATTTGCGCCGTGTACATGTGCGGGCTGCGATCAGGCGTCTTCTGGACACTGGCCAGTATCCTGGCCGTTACCGGCTTCGCCGTAGCTGATCATTTCGGCTTTCCATGCCCGAATACGCTCACCCCCTTCGCCACTCGCTTGTTGCAGTTTCTGGCGCTGGCCGGCCTGATCACGTGCGTGTATGTGCTGGTACACGTGCTGACGCGGTTCGAGCTGAACGTTCGTCGGACCCTGCACGAAGCGAATAGCCGGCTCGAGGCGCAATCATCGCTCGACGCGCTGACGGGCATCGCCAACCGGCGCAGTTTCGACTGGACGATGGAGCGCGAATGGAAGCGGCACGAGCGCGCCGGCATGCCCATCTCGGTGGCGCTCATCGATGTCGACTGGTTCAAGCAGTACAACGACAATTTCGGACATCTGGCCGGCGACGACGTGTTGCGGTCGATTGCTTTTGCGATTCAATCGGGCGTACACCGGCCGGGCGACTTTGCCGCCCGCTTCGGCGGCGAGGAATTCGCCGTGATCCTCTCGGATACCGACGAGCATCAGGCGCGCTACGTGATGGCCATGATCCATCAGCGGGTGCGGGCGATCGAGATTCCCTATCCCGATCCGACCAAAGGCCCGTTCGTGACGATCAGCATCGGCATTGCCACGGCCACGCCTTGCCGGGGCGATTCGTTCATGGAACTGATTCACGAGGCCGACGTCGCACTGTATCAGGCGAAGGCCGAGGGGCGCGATCGGGCCATTCACGCCTCCCGCATCGGCGCGAGCGCGGCGGTGGTGCAGGCCGGCGCCGTGAAGACGCACTTGTAACGGCGGTGGAAATTACTTCAAGATGCCGTCGAAACTGGCGCGGATCGCCGTGGCGGCACCCGGCTTCGCGTCTTCGCCGGGGCCACCGTCCGAGCCCGCCAGTCGGCTGAGCTGATCTTGCACGTCGGTCATCGATTTCTTCACATGTTCGATTTCGTCCGAAGCACCCTTGCTGCGGAAGATCGAATGCAGCCAGTTGTCGAAATCTTCCTGCGGCGAAGCCGCGGTGGCGTCGTGCATCGATTCCAACAGTCGTCCCGCCTCTTGCTTCAGCTCTTTGTCCAAGAGGGCCGAATTCGTTTCCTGAATCTGGCAGAGCTGCTCGGCCAGGGCATTCGCCTC
The nucleotide sequence above comes from Pirellulales bacterium. Encoded proteins:
- a CDS encoding glycoside hydrolase family 88 protein, producing the protein MAFTPPPLPPDLRERFEQALIFSQAQVAQTVARSPDYFPIYTVDGRWHHSGELWTDWTGGFFAGMMWRFYAQNRDPVWRARAEHYSQLLTHRQYDQNVHDLGFIFLNTYRPWYELTGEPQLRDVLVQAGRTLATRYMERGKYLRSFVAPESLFIDIMMNVPLIIYAAQTADDQQLLNIGLAHSRTTRDTIVRSDGSTAHEGIFDLETGKFLRESTHQGWRPDSAWARGLAWSLYGFSQVYELTKLPEFLEVAERNAAFWIARLPTDGIPWWDFRADLTQPLPWGRQKDSSAAAIAASGLLHLAQQTTSDNRATAYRLTALAMLEQLAGPAYLAEGTPGWEGILQHGVYHTSKNLGVDESVMWGDFFFVEALTNALAKPHG
- a CDS encoding diguanylate cyclase; this encodes MGVTAHQKLRVIWERLFPIDRWRDPETLRQAGRIVAFDLAMFFWVVIFAPIYALLGSTPSVIVLVMVGIVLPAALIALQRGLSPTLCGNVLCWAGWLTYTALVYVQGGMSAPSPTLTWFASLPICAVYMCGLRSGVFWTLASILAVTGFAVADHFGFPCPNTLTPFATRLLQFLALAGLITCVYVLVHVLTRFELNVRRTLHEANSRLEAQSSLDALTGIANRRSFDWTMEREWKRHERAGMPISVALIDVDWFKQYNDNFGHLAGDDVLRSIAFAIQSGVHRPGDFAARFGGEEFAVILSDTDEHQARYVMAMIHQRVRAIEIPYPDPTKGPFVTISIGIATATPCRGDSFMELIHEADVALYQAKAEGRDRAIHASRIGASAAVVQAGAVKTHL